A portion of the Deinococcus peraridilitoris DSM 19664 genome contains these proteins:
- a CDS encoding SRPBCC family protein — translation MSVAIQFKDTIQIRGRADVLFRSVMDPKRRAKWDPSIRTGAYVGEERLVQGAMVRFKLPPRMLGLTFTARYGSLQAPHRGGWESVKPFGPLERFAQGWVFKSIPGGTEVTLSVNAKVRFGFIAKAVERMLRSASAQTLIELQRQVDAAGAQLVLDTARDMAKQQREARKKGKKKN, via the coding sequence ATGTCGGTTGCCATCCAGTTCAAGGACACCATTCAGATTCGAGGGCGTGCAGACGTCTTGTTTCGCAGCGTCATGGACCCCAAACGGCGCGCCAAGTGGGACCCCAGCATTCGCACCGGCGCCTATGTGGGTGAGGAACGGCTCGTACAGGGCGCCATGGTGCGCTTCAAGTTGCCGCCAAGAATGCTCGGTCTGACCTTCACCGCCCGGTACGGCTCACTGCAGGCACCTCACCGGGGAGGCTGGGAGAGCGTCAAGCCTTTTGGTCCGCTGGAGCGTTTTGCGCAGGGCTGGGTATTCAAATCCATTCCTGGAGGCACTGAGGTGACGCTCAGTGTCAACGCCAAGGTGCGCTTTGGCTTCATCGCCAAAGCCGTCGAGCGGATGCTGCGCTCGGCTTCAGCACAGACCCTGATCGAACTGCAGCGACAAGTCGACGCAGCCGGAGCCCAGCTGGTGCTGGATACCGCGCGTGACATGGCCAAGCAGCAACGCGAAGCGCGCAAGAAGGGCAAGAAGAAGAACTGA
- the mreD gene encoding rod shape-determining protein MreD, which translates to MRILIYLLLIIGIQGALTRLIPRELSAPDLFLLTAIALALRLRPLPALLLAYGIGLLQDILGHGALGLHAAAVSGGVLLVLGLRKFLSDRGFIQTVVTVTTGVIGQWLVFLILTYWLRNGLVTINTLVTVLPSLLIGTLLAAPLLERLAAWAFGTRPGAEQGLT; encoded by the coding sequence GTGCGTATCTTGATATATCTTCTGCTGATCATCGGAATTCAGGGCGCACTGACCCGCCTGATTCCGCGCGAACTGAGTGCCCCGGACCTGTTTCTGCTTACGGCCATCGCGCTGGCCCTGCGCCTGCGTCCGCTTCCCGCACTGCTGCTGGCCTACGGTATCGGCCTGCTGCAGGACATTCTCGGTCACGGTGCGCTGGGTCTGCACGCGGCGGCCGTGTCGGGCGGCGTGCTGCTGGTGCTGGGTCTGCGCAAGTTCCTGTCGGACCGGGGATTCATTCAGACCGTGGTCACGGTCACAACCGGCGTGATCGGCCAGTGGCTCGTCTTTCTGATCCTGACATACTGGCTGCGCAATGGCCTGGTGACGATCAATACCCTGGTAACGGTGCTGCCTTCACTGTTGATCGGGACGCTGCTGGCTGCGCCGCTGCTCGAGCGCCTCGCGGCATGGGCATTCGGGACGCGCCCCGGCGCTGAACAGGGCCTCACGTGA
- a CDS encoding peptidoglycan D,D-transpeptidase FtsI family protein: protein MSRASPRPRRHSAPRHSRAARAVDAPKKRARSREVSRPHVIALCFSAFLAVFAYRLYDLQITRYHQFATQSESNYQRDEIVRALRGEIRTRDGLLLATNRMAVDLIYKGGDVAAWPQIRYLSGFADVQLPSVAPGGEVTLVRNVPADKISALQEYTVMQPNLELRERVERVYPQGTFAAHMVGYVAEANEREVEEDGYALADLVGRSGLEASLQHELRGENGIRRLEVTAAGRPQTERIIDPGQKGRDVVLTIDAKLQRAAEKALQEGLADVNKARLKRASPTESVVKGAIIALDPRTNEVLALASAPTFNPNWFAQSPRPPQLAEALQGNGGQPMLNRVVQMFDAGSVFKPTSTLAYIEKWGNKTFACPPGIRFGGWRRNWAGHHMGQMDGRKAISNSCNTWYYQAAIDADPIVFSNYLARRAKDMGFGGPTGLELIGEKIGNLPSAESYKARKADYWPGQALSFAIGQDALLVTPAQIAYALSTLVNEGTQRPLTLVRSVNGQRAAAKPAKRVPGARKNFRLIKEGMEMTTLQLGGVNGNGTASHILGPHRFPVRTGGKTGTAENALSRRYNYAYTNAWYEGYGPVDNPDLLVVAFFENGGEGSGTALPAVAKVFAAHWCLKVDGRGYLEGPPSSQQPCLKNQAMEVEQLVVRKPGKQP, encoded by the coding sequence GTGAGCCGCGCCTCGCCGCGCCCGCGCAGACACAGCGCCCCACGACACTCACGCGCCGCGCGCGCGGTGGACGCCCCGAAAAAGCGCGCCCGCAGCCGTGAAGTCAGCCGGCCACACGTAATTGCACTGTGCTTCAGCGCCTTCCTGGCCGTCTTCGCTTACCGTCTGTACGATTTACAGATCACGCGCTACCACCAGTTCGCCACCCAGAGTGAGAGCAATTACCAGCGTGACGAAATCGTGCGCGCGCTGCGCGGCGAGATTCGCACCCGTGACGGACTTTTGCTCGCCACCAACCGCATGGCCGTCGATCTGATCTACAAAGGGGGCGATGTCGCCGCATGGCCACAGATCCGCTACCTCAGCGGCTTCGCGGACGTTCAGCTGCCCAGCGTCGCGCCGGGCGGCGAAGTCACGCTGGTGCGCAACGTTCCAGCCGATAAAATTTCCGCGCTTCAGGAGTACACCGTGATGCAGCCCAACCTGGAATTGCGCGAGCGTGTCGAACGGGTCTACCCGCAGGGCACGTTTGCGGCCCACATGGTCGGCTACGTCGCCGAGGCCAACGAGCGTGAGGTCGAGGAGGACGGTTACGCGCTGGCCGACCTGGTGGGCCGCAGCGGTTTGGAGGCAAGCCTGCAGCACGAGCTTCGAGGAGAAAACGGTATTCGGCGTCTGGAAGTCACGGCGGCCGGACGGCCCCAGACCGAGCGCATCATCGATCCCGGACAAAAGGGCCGCGACGTGGTTCTCACCATCGACGCCAAGCTGCAGCGCGCCGCCGAGAAAGCCTTGCAAGAAGGGCTGGCAGATGTCAACAAAGCGCGCCTGAAGCGCGCCAGCCCGACCGAGAGTGTCGTGAAGGGCGCCATCATCGCGCTCGATCCGCGCACGAACGAGGTGCTGGCACTTGCGAGCGCCCCCACCTTCAACCCCAACTGGTTCGCTCAGTCTCCCCGACCTCCGCAACTGGCCGAGGCGTTGCAGGGCAATGGTGGACAGCCGATGCTCAACCGTGTGGTACAGATGTTCGACGCGGGCAGCGTTTTCAAACCCACCAGCACGCTGGCCTATATCGAGAAATGGGGCAACAAAACCTTCGCCTGCCCACCCGGCATTCGCTTCGGCGGCTGGCGACGCAACTGGGCCGGACACCACATGGGGCAGATGGATGGGCGCAAGGCGATCTCGAATTCCTGCAACACCTGGTATTACCAGGCCGCCATTGACGCCGACCCGATCGTATTCTCGAATTACCTGGCCCGGCGCGCCAAGGATATGGGCTTCGGAGGTCCGACCGGCCTGGAACTGATCGGCGAGAAGATCGGCAACCTGCCCAGCGCCGAAAGCTACAAGGCCCGTAAAGCCGACTACTGGCCAGGTCAGGCGCTCAGTTTCGCAATCGGTCAGGACGCGCTGCTGGTGACGCCAGCGCAGATTGCCTATGCCCTTTCGACGCTGGTCAACGAGGGTACGCAGCGTCCGTTGACCCTCGTACGCAGCGTGAATGGGCAACGCGCTGCGGCCAAGCCTGCGAAACGCGTTCCGGGGGCGCGCAAGAACTTCCGCCTCATCAAGGAGGGCATGGAGATGACCACCTTGCAACTTGGTGGAGTGAACGGAAACGGCACCGCCAGCCATATACTGGGCCCGCACCGTTTTCCCGTCCGCACCGGAGGCAAGACCGGCACGGCCGAAAATGCCCTCAGCCGCCGCTACAATTACGCCTACACCAACGCCTGGTACGAAGGCTACGGACCGGTGGACAATCCTGACCTGCTGGTGGTGGCCTTTTTCGAGAACGGCGGCGAGGGATCGGGCACGGCGCTGCCCGCCGTCGCGAAAGTCTTCGCAGCCCACTGGTGCCTGAAAGTCGACGGGCGCGGTTACCTGGAAGGCCCGCCAAGCAGTCAGCAACCCTGTCTGAAGAATCAGGCGATGGAAGTCGAGCAGCTGGTGGTCCGTAAACCTGGCAAGCAGCCCTGA
- the gnd gene encoding phosphogluconate dehydrogenase (NAD(+)-dependent, decarboxylating), with protein MRIGMIGLGKMGANMVARLVQGGHEVVGYDLNTENVRSIEREGALGAEDLASLVAALPSPRVVWVMVPAGPATESTIRQLATLLKEGDVIIDGGNSRFTDSVRRAEELSARHLHFVDVGTSGGIWGLAEGYCMMVGGKTEAVELIKPILQTLAPAPDRGWGHVGESGAGHYTKMVHNGIEYGMMQAFAEGFELMRAKHALVTDVSQVAEIWRHGSVIRSWLLDLTADALKGDSELGDLSDFVGDSGEGRWTVEDAMEMGVPIPVISLSVQTRFYTQQEISYAGKVLSAMRRGFGGHAVKRIERPAEEAVVPGVGPLATPEKALNGVKGGAGSEHE; from the coding sequence ATGAGAATCGGCATGATCGGACTGGGCAAAATGGGCGCCAATATGGTCGCGCGCCTCGTGCAGGGCGGACACGAAGTCGTCGGTTACGACCTCAACACCGAAAATGTGCGCTCCATCGAGCGCGAGGGCGCGCTGGGCGCCGAGGACCTCGCTTCGCTGGTAGCGGCGCTGCCTTCGCCTCGGGTGGTGTGGGTGATGGTTCCGGCAGGCCCTGCCACCGAGAGCACCATCCGGCAACTCGCCACCCTGCTCAAGGAGGGTGACGTGATCATCGACGGCGGCAACTCGCGCTTCACCGACAGCGTGCGGCGCGCCGAGGAGCTGTCCGCACGCCACCTGCACTTCGTGGATGTGGGAACTTCCGGGGGCATCTGGGGCCTCGCGGAAGGCTACTGCATGATGGTGGGCGGCAAAACTGAAGCGGTGGAGCTGATCAAGCCGATCCTGCAGACGCTGGCGCCCGCACCCGACCGCGGCTGGGGACACGTCGGCGAGTCGGGCGCCGGGCACTACACCAAGATGGTCCACAACGGCATCGAGTACGGCATGATGCAGGCTTTCGCGGAAGGCTTCGAGCTGATGCGCGCCAAGCACGCACTGGTGACGGATGTGTCGCAGGTCGCCGAGATCTGGCGTCACGGAAGCGTCATTCGCTCGTGGCTGCTCGATCTGACGGCCGACGCGCTGAAAGGTGACTCGGAACTCGGCGACCTGTCGGACTTCGTGGGTGACTCGGGTGAAGGCCGCTGGACCGTTGAGGACGCGATGGAAATGGGCGTTCCGATTCCGGTGATCAGCTTGAGCGTGCAGACGCGTTTTTACACCCAGCAGGAGATCAGCTATGCCGGCAAGGTGCTTTCGGCGATGCGCCGCGGCTTTGGCGGTCACGCGGTGAAAAGAATCGAGCGACCGGCCGAGGAAGCCGTCGTGCCCGGCGTCGGGCCGCTGGCCACACCGGAAAAGGCCCTGAACGGCGTGAAGGGCGGCGCGGGCAGCGAGCATGAGTGA
- the mreC gene encoding rod shape-determining protein MreC — MNAWRRLALVYLGLLFLSMVTTRFQVVAPLSITSGVLPLTQLFAGGAGNIRKAYMTYAEERDLAARNRELRDQNEMLRGTNDRLERENVRLRQAAQIRTTQSPSLVTVASVVKVDPSPLLSRLTVNRGVWHGVRRFMPATAPAGLIGQVTEVDGNSAVVTTIVDPESRVGITLKKKGGRGTAYGAPPDRLRGTFPLTVDVKPGDIVLTSSLGGVYPVGIQVGKVEQVVELGPNEVHRTVIITPSVDVSIIEEIALLEAIP; from the coding sequence GTGAACGCCTGGCGCCGCCTGGCGCTGGTGTACCTGGGGCTGCTGTTTCTCAGCATGGTCACCACCCGCTTTCAGGTGGTGGCACCGCTGTCGATCACCAGTGGGGTATTGCCCCTGACCCAGCTGTTCGCGGGGGGTGCGGGCAACATCCGCAAAGCGTACATGACGTATGCAGAAGAGCGCGACCTCGCCGCACGAAACCGTGAATTGCGCGACCAGAACGAAATGCTGCGCGGCACCAACGACCGGCTTGAACGTGAAAACGTGCGGCTGCGCCAGGCCGCCCAGATTCGCACCACGCAGTCGCCGAGCCTCGTGACGGTGGCCTCGGTCGTGAAGGTCGATCCCTCGCCGCTGCTGTCCAGGCTCACGGTCAACCGGGGCGTGTGGCACGGCGTGCGGCGCTTCATGCCGGCCACCGCGCCCGCCGGTCTGATCGGTCAGGTCACCGAGGTGGACGGCAACAGCGCCGTCGTGACGACCATCGTGGATCCGGAGAGCCGTGTGGGTATCACGCTCAAGAAAAAAGGGGGTCGTGGTACGGCTTACGGTGCTCCACCCGACCGGCTGCGCGGTACCTTTCCCCTCACCGTCGACGTCAAGCCAGGCGATATCGTACTGACATCCAGCCTCGGCGGCGTCTACCCGGTGGGCATTCAGGTGGGCAAAGTTGAACAGGTCGTGGAACTCGGACCGAATGAAGTGCACCGCACCGTCATCATCACACCGAGCGTTGACGTCAGCATCATCGAAGAAATCGCGCTTCTCGAAGCGATTCCCTAA
- a CDS encoding HD-GYP domain-containing protein, translating into MSAKSGFSDELDRALNGLIRQLWAHDPDTAQHASAVTALGQAVGRHLDLAPGDAEALELGAQLHDIGKLLIPEEVLRKREPLSELEWQVMRAHCEYGHRLASSLPQVPAGVLEVVLFHHERWNGTGYPVGRRGRDTPFLARVLAVCDVYDALTGERAYKLPWTSARTLAYLRENAAILFDPTAVEALESLCREREHALFKAE; encoded by the coding sequence ATGTCGGCCAAGAGCGGCTTTTCAGACGAGCTCGACCGGGCGCTGAACGGGTTGATTCGCCAGCTCTGGGCCCACGACCCTGACACTGCCCAGCATGCCAGCGCGGTCACAGCGCTCGGTCAGGCAGTCGGCCGGCACTTGGACCTGGCACCCGGTGACGCCGAGGCCCTGGAATTGGGGGCCCAACTGCACGACATCGGCAAACTGCTGATTCCGGAAGAGGTGCTGCGCAAGCGGGAGCCCCTCTCGGAGCTGGAATGGCAGGTCATGCGCGCCCACTGCGAATACGGCCACCGGTTGGCTTCCTCTCTGCCGCAGGTTCCGGCGGGGGTGCTCGAGGTCGTGCTCTTTCACCACGAGCGCTGGAACGGTACGGGTTATCCTGTTGGCCGGCGCGGCCGGGACACTCCATTTCTTGCCCGAGTTCTGGCGGTGTGCGACGTCTATGACGCCCTCACCGGCGAGCGGGCATACAAGCTTCCCTGGACCAGCGCGCGGACGCTCGCGTACCTGCGCGAGAACGCAGCCATCCTGTTTGATCCCACCGCCGTCGAAGCGCTGGAGTCTCTGTGCCGCGAGCGCGAACACGCTCTGTTCAAAGCCGAGTGA
- a CDS encoding MFS transporter — MPSVPVRAPRNGWRTFVVLWATQSLSVVGSALTYFAISIYLAQTLYARPEQKPELALALSVVALAGALPAVLGAPLAGAWADRHDRRRTMLGCDLGSSLVCLVLASLAMTGTLTLYALVPLVVLLSLLHSYHGASFDTSYVMLVPSAQLPRANGMMQTMWSLSGLLAPGLAAFILALPALLLQGGLVLPGWLTGGIALVFLLDTLTFLFSGLVLTRLQIPSPRRTETVRPRLWADVAFGFRYIWARKPLLWLLGTFSFINFVFAPMGIFEPLIVKFTLAPDWTARGLTFESALALLATVGGLGGVLGGVLVSMWGGLKRQRVLGILIPMLVAGLALIAFGLSRNLYLSAAIVALAFAMTPIMNAHSQAIWQTQVPPELQGRVFSVRRLIAQFTAPVATALAGIAGGIFNPGTVMVVLGVLFSLFCLAQLANPYLRRVEDKAWLEELASRQAKGAVSGAS, encoded by the coding sequence ATGCCTTCAGTACCTGTCCGGGCGCCGCGAAACGGCTGGCGAACCTTTGTCGTCCTGTGGGCCACGCAGTCGTTGTCCGTGGTGGGCAGCGCGCTGACGTACTTTGCAATCTCCATCTACCTCGCCCAGACACTGTACGCCCGCCCCGAGCAAAAGCCCGAACTGGCCCTTGCCCTGTCGGTCGTGGCGCTTGCCGGCGCACTGCCCGCCGTGCTGGGCGCCCCGCTCGCCGGCGCCTGGGCAGATCGCCATGACCGACGCCGCACGATGCTCGGGTGTGACCTGGGCAGCTCGCTTGTCTGTCTGGTGCTCGCTTCGCTGGCCATGACCGGCACCTTGACGCTGTACGCACTCGTTCCACTGGTGGTGCTGCTGTCGCTGTTGCACTCCTACCACGGCGCGTCTTTTGACACCAGCTATGTCATGCTGGTTCCTTCGGCGCAGCTTCCGCGCGCCAACGGCATGATGCAGACGATGTGGTCGCTCTCCGGTCTGCTGGCCCCTGGGCTGGCGGCCTTTATCCTCGCCTTGCCGGCGCTGCTGTTGCAGGGAGGGCTCGTACTTCCGGGATGGCTGACGGGCGGCATCGCGCTGGTGTTCTTGCTGGACACGCTGACCTTTCTGTTTTCCGGCCTGGTACTGACGCGTCTGCAGATTCCCTCGCCGCGCCGCACCGAGACCGTACGCCCGCGTCTCTGGGCCGATGTGGCCTTTGGTTTTCGCTACATCTGGGCGCGCAAGCCGCTCTTGTGGCTGCTGGGCACCTTCTCGTTCATCAATTTCGTGTTCGCCCCGATGGGCATCTTCGAGCCTCTCATCGTCAAGTTCACGCTCGCGCCCGACTGGACGGCCCGTGGGCTTACCTTCGAAAGCGCGTTGGCGCTGCTGGCCACGGTGGGCGGTCTGGGCGGGGTGCTGGGCGGTGTGCTCGTCAGCATGTGGGGCGGCCTGAAGCGTCAGCGTGTGCTCGGCATCCTGATTCCAATGCTGGTGGCCGGTCTGGCGTTGATTGCTTTCGGCCTGTCACGCAATTTGTACCTGAGCGCCGCGATCGTGGCCCTCGCTTTTGCGATGACGCCCATCATGAACGCACATTCGCAGGCCATCTGGCAGACTCAGGTGCCCCCCGAACTGCAAGGACGGGTTTTCAGCGTGCGCCGCTTGATTGCGCAGTTCACCGCGCCCGTGGCCACGGCGCTGGCGGGCATCGCCGGGGGTATCTTCAATCCGGGCACGGTGATGGTGGTCCTGGGCGTGCTGTTCAGCCTGTTCTGCCTGGCGCAGCTTGCCAATCCCTACTTGCGGCGTGTCGAGGACAAAGCCTGGCTTGAAGAACTCGCTTCCCGGCAGGCCAAAGGCGCAGTCTCGGGCGCGTCCTGA
- a CDS encoding response regulator translates to MTDTLPIPRILLVEDNVFDVELARTAFEVGDLVGEPAVAFDGQDALDYLYRQGRYRGRADEAPRLVLLDLHMPRMNGLDVLRRVKQDATLRNIPMVVFTTSNAPADREACAALGADDYLVKPNDFGMFVTLIESLKARWLDGH, encoded by the coding sequence ATGACCGACACCCTGCCGATTCCCCGCATCCTGCTCGTCGAGGACAATGTCTTCGATGTCGAGCTTGCGCGCACGGCTTTCGAAGTGGGTGACCTGGTCGGCGAGCCAGCAGTCGCATTCGACGGTCAGGACGCGCTGGACTACCTGTACCGACAGGGCAGGTACCGGGGCCGTGCAGACGAAGCACCCCGGCTGGTCCTGCTCGATCTGCACATGCCCCGGATGAATGGCCTGGACGTGTTGCGGCGTGTCAAGCAGGACGCCACGCTGCGCAATATTCCCATGGTGGTGTTCACAACTTCGAATGCACCAGCAGATCGCGAGGCCTGCGCCGCCTTGGGCGCCGACGATTATCTGGTCAAGCCAAACGATTTTGGCATGTTCGTGACCCTGATCGAATCTCTTAAGGCCCGCTGGCTCGACGGCCACTGA
- a CDS encoding DUF4870 domain-containing protein, translating into MNESSFRPEETAHGAWPSDHIPADQRTLVAAQHLSPLLAFWLPVLGNVIGALVAWLLTRDRHPVLDDQGREVVNFQISISLYFLAVTALVVLTLGIGILLLWPLVLALYALQFITMILAVVATIDGRPYRYPFSIRFLR; encoded by the coding sequence ATGAACGAGTCCTCCTTCCGGCCCGAGGAAACCGCCCACGGCGCCTGGCCGTCCGATCACATTCCCGCGGATCAGCGCACCCTGGTCGCAGCCCAACACCTGTCTCCCCTGCTGGCCTTCTGGCTGCCCGTGCTGGGCAACGTCATCGGGGCCCTCGTGGCATGGCTGCTGACTCGCGACCGCCACCCGGTGCTGGACGACCAGGGTCGCGAAGTGGTGAATTTCCAGATTTCCATCTCGCTGTACTTTCTGGCCGTGACCGCACTGGTCGTGCTGACGCTCGGCATCGGAATACTGTTGCTGTGGCCGCTGGTACTGGCGCTCTACGCGCTGCAGTTCATCACGATGATTCTGGCCGTCGTCGCTACCATTGACGGACGACCGTACCGCTACCCCTTTTCGATTCGCTTCCTGCGCTGA
- a CDS encoding ATP-binding protein, with amino-acid sequence MSVQPEFLLPSTARRLFDCLPEPFALLDPAQGVLYANPAWARLPARAVRSGADLIGFDLAQDTSPPLMQLVRQVARQGDGATLTAEVTCDETWYQAFLFVHEQCVGLRLLDITAHKMLSERVTVLAQQHQDLQTEADALQAFSAFIEAAGSEADLRVLAAAAVQVVHTALRETDAGYFELHDGTWHATTLSDQIPPPLRVLLTTGLPANSPLAALVTRSATPLLLEHWRALDDAVAQATPLYEAVALAPIQIQGTLHGLLAIGHRTQQRWDTRSRSILQAVWRSLGLVAERANTAQRLLRKREALEAANAELEAFAHSVSHDLRAPVRHVQGFASLAKHALEQQNYEGAQRYLGVIAESSRRMNLLIDDLLQFSKFAEQPLRQQEVQLAALVEEVRGMIEPEVGQRCVRWQIGELPTVWADPSLLRQVLLNLLSNAVKYTGQREQAIIDVSAESRPGEQVVHVRDNGAGFDPKYQGRLFGVFQRLHRQEEFEGTGVGLATVKRIIHRHTGRVWAEGRPGEGATFSFALPERRT; translated from the coding sequence ATGAGTGTCCAGCCCGAATTCCTGCTTCCGTCCACAGCGAGGCGCCTTTTCGATTGTCTCCCAGAGCCCTTCGCGCTGCTCGATCCGGCGCAGGGTGTCCTTTATGCCAACCCGGCCTGGGCGCGCCTACCCGCGCGCGCCGTACGGTCCGGCGCCGACCTCATCGGCTTTGACCTGGCGCAGGACACCTCGCCGCCCCTGATGCAACTGGTACGTCAAGTAGCCCGGCAGGGTGACGGCGCCACGCTCACCGCCGAGGTGACCTGCGACGAGACCTGGTACCAGGCTTTTCTTTTCGTTCACGAACAGTGTGTCGGCCTTCGACTGCTCGACATCACGGCGCACAAAATGCTGAGCGAGCGGGTCACCGTACTGGCACAGCAGCACCAGGACCTGCAGACCGAAGCTGACGCCCTGCAGGCCTTCTCGGCTTTCATCGAGGCCGCCGGCTCAGAGGCCGACTTACGGGTGCTGGCCGCTGCAGCCGTGCAGGTGGTGCACACGGCGCTGCGCGAAACGGACGCCGGGTACTTCGAGCTGCACGATGGAACGTGGCACGCCACCACCCTGTCTGACCAAATCCCGCCGCCCTTGCGGGTGCTGCTCACCACGGGATTGCCCGCAAACAGCCCACTGGCCGCGCTCGTGACCCGCTCGGCAACCCCCTTGCTGCTCGAACACTGGCGCGCGCTCGATGACGCGGTCGCCCAGGCCACGCCGCTGTATGAAGCAGTGGCGTTGGCGCCGATTCAGATTCAGGGAACGCTGCATGGTCTGCTCGCCATCGGACACCGCACGCAGCAGCGTTGGGACACCCGCTCGCGCTCCATCCTGCAGGCCGTCTGGCGCAGCCTGGGTCTGGTGGCCGAGCGGGCGAACACGGCGCAGCGGTTGCTGCGCAAACGCGAAGCACTGGAGGCAGCGAATGCCGAACTCGAAGCCTTCGCCCACTCGGTCTCGCACGACCTGCGGGCGCCCGTGAGGCACGTCCAGGGCTTCGCCAGCCTGGCCAAACATGCACTGGAACAGCAGAATTACGAGGGCGCCCAGCGCTACCTCGGGGTGATCGCCGAATCATCGCGGCGCATGAATCTGCTGATCGACGACCTGCTGCAGTTTTCCAAGTTTGCCGAGCAACCCCTGCGCCAGCAGGAAGTTCAGCTGGCCGCACTGGTCGAGGAAGTACGTGGCATGATCGAGCCGGAAGTGGGCCAGCGCTGCGTGCGCTGGCAGATCGGGGAATTGCCCACGGTGTGGGCGGACCCCAGCCTGTTGCGACAGGTGCTGCTGAACCTGCTGTCCAACGCGGTGAAGTACACCGGCCAGCGTGAGCAGGCAATTATCGACGTGTCTGCGGAGTCCCGGCCCGGCGAGCAGGTGGTGCACGTACGTGACAACGGTGCGGGCTTCGATCCGAAGTATCAGGGGCGGCTGTTCGGGGTATTTCAGCGGCTGCACCGGCAAGAGGAATTCGAAGGTACGGGCGTAGGCCTCGCCACGGTCAAACGCATCATTCACCGCCACACCGGCCGGGTGTGGGCCGAAGGGCGGCCGGGCGAGGGGGCGACCTTTTCCTTTGCGCTGCCCGAGCGCCGGACATAA
- the rnhA gene encoding ribonuclease HI, with amino-acid sequence MEPVMGEEVDLYGDGACDTQAGLGGWAVILNYRGKELILSGAQRETTNNRMELTALLEGLRALKRPCNVRVVTDSQYLRKAFTDGWILKWQRNGWKTAGKDSVKNQDLWEALIDEARRHSLTFVWVRGHAGHGENERVDQLAVAERKKLARS; translated from the coding sequence ATGGAACCAGTCATGGGTGAAGAGGTCGATCTCTACGGTGATGGGGCGTGTGATACCCAGGCGGGCCTGGGCGGCTGGGCCGTGATTCTCAACTACCGGGGAAAAGAGCTGATACTGTCAGGAGCGCAACGCGAGACCACCAACAACCGGATGGAGCTGACCGCACTGCTGGAAGGCTTGCGGGCGCTCAAGCGGCCCTGCAACGTGCGCGTGGTGACCGACAGTCAGTATCTGCGCAAAGCGTTCACAGACGGCTGGATCCTCAAGTGGCAGCGCAATGGCTGGAAAACCGCTGGCAAGGACAGCGTCAAGAATCAGGACCTGTGGGAAGCCCTGATAGATGAGGCGCGGCGTCACAGCCTGACGTTTGTGTGGGTACGTGGCCACGCCGGGCATGGCGAGAATGAACGTGTCGACCAGCTCGCCGTGGCCGAACGAAAAAAGCTTGCCCGATCCTGA